The following coding sequences lie in one Arachis hypogaea cultivar Tifrunner chromosome 4, arahy.Tifrunner.gnm2.J5K5, whole genome shotgun sequence genomic window:
- the LOC112794490 gene encoding isoflavone 7-O-methyltransferase-like, translating to MDLLSGRKANEIFEGQVHVYKHMYAYLDSMCLKWCIELEIPTIIYNHEKPITLHELISILQVPPSKISGVERLMRHLSHNGFFDIVTIHDDDGGDENKEKKEAYALTIASELLVKGTEYCLTPMAKCGLNPLMSSSFNLLGKWTLEKNLTLSEISLGTNLWDFLSKNPSILTSFNESMASDSQMVKLALKDHSAVFEGLESIVDVGGGNGTISKIISDMFPKLKCIVFDLPHVVENFSGTSSNNLSFVGGDMFNYIPEADVVLLKWILHDWDDEHCVKILKKCKDAISKNTKEGKAIIIDFVINEKQDEFGLTQMKLRMDIAMTSMNGKERSEEEFNKLFLEAGFQDYKIFPLTGMYSLIVVYP from the exons ATGGATTTACTAAGTGGTCGCAAAGCAAATGAGATTTTTGAAGGGCAAGTTCATGTGTACAAACACATGTATGCTTACTTAGATTCTATGTGCCTTAAATGGTGCATTGAGTTAGAAATACCAACCATAATCTACAACCATGAAAAACCCATCACCCTTCATGAATTGATCTCAATTTTACAAGTTCCACCATCCAAAATTAGTGGTGTGGAGCGTCTTATGCGCCACCTAAGTCACAATGGATTCTTTGATATTGTAACAAtccatgatgatgatggtggtgatgaaaacaaagaaaaaaaagaagcataTGCTCTCACTATTGCTTCTGAGCTTCTTGTTAAAGGCACTGAATATTGTTTAACTCCAATGGCTAAGTGTGGTCTTAATCCCCTTATGTCAAGTTCTTTTAACTTATTAGGAAAATGGACTTTAGAAAAAAATCTTACTTTATCTGAAATTTCCCTTGGAACAAATCTTTGGGACTTTCTTAGCAAAAACCCTTCAATTTTGACTTCCTTTAATGAGTCAATGGCTAGTGACTCTCAAATGGTGAAGTTGGCATTGAAAGATCATAGTGCTGTTTTTGAAGGGTTGGAATCCATTGTAGATGTTGGTGGTGGAAATGGAACCATATCTAAGATTATTAGTGACATGTTTCCCAAATTGAAGTGCATAGTGTTTGACCTTCCACATGTTGTGGAGAATTTTTCAGGAACCAGCAGCAACAATTTGAGCTTTGTTGGTGGAGATATGTTCAATTATATACCTGAGGCTGATGTTGTTCTACTTAAG TGGATTCTACATGATTGGGATGATGAACATTGTGTAAAGATATTGAAGAAATGCAAAGATGCAATTTCAAAGAACACTAAAGAAGGAAAAGCAATTATCATAGATTTTGTGATAAATGAAAAACAAGATGAATTTGGACTAACTCAAATGAAGCTTAGAATGGATATTGCCATGACAAGTATGAATGGAAAggagagaagtgaagaggaattCAATAAGCTTTTTTTGGAAGCAGGCTTTCAAGATTATAAAATATTTCCTTTAACCGGAATGTATTCTCTTATTGTGGTTTATCCTTAA
- the LOC112794491 gene encoding isoflavone-7-O-methyltransferase 6, with protein MDLLSGRKADEIFEGQVHVYKHMYAYLDSMCLKWCIELEIPTIIYNHEKPITLHELISILQVPPSKISGVERLMRHLSHNGFFDIVTIHDDDDENKEEKEAYALTISSELLVKGTEYCLIPMAKFFLDPSVSSSYNLLGKWTLEENLTLCEISLGTNHWDFLSKNPSILTSFNESMASDSQMVKLALKDHSAVFEGLESIVDVGGGNGTISKIISDMFPKLKCIVFDLPHVVENFSGNNSNNLSFIGGDMFNFIPETDAVLLKWILHDWDDEDCVMILKKCKDAISKNTKGGKAIIIDFVINEKQDEFGLTQIKLRMDIAMTSVNGKERSEEEFKKLFLEAGFQDYKIFPLTGMYSLIVVYP; from the exons ATGGATTTACTAAGTGGTCGCAAAGCAGATGAGATTTTTGAAGGGCAAGTTCATGTGTACAAACACATGTATGCTTACTTAGATTCTATGTGCCTTAAATGGTGCATTGAGTTAGAAATACCAACCATAATCTACAACCATGAAAAACCCATCACCCTTCATGAATTGATCTCAATTTTACAAGTTCCACCATCCAAAATTAGTGGTGTGGAGCGTCTTATGCGCCACCTAAGTCACAATGGATTCTTTGATATTGTAACAatccatgatgatgatgatgaaaacaaagaagaaaaagaagcatatGCTCTCACAATTTCTTCTGAGCTTCTTGTTAAAGGCACTGAATATTGTTTAATTCCAATGGCtaagttttttcttgatccatCTGTGTCAAGTTCTTATAACTTACTAGGAAAATGGACTTTAGAAGAAAATCTTACTTTATGTGAAATTTCCCTTGGAACAAATCATTGGGACTTTCTTAGCAAAAACCCTTCAATTTTGACTTCCTTTAATGAGTCAATGGCTAGTGACTCTCAAATGGTGAAGTTGGCATTGAAAGATCATAGTGCTGTTTTTGAAGGGTTGGAATCCATTGTAGATGTTGGTGGTGGAAATGGAACCATATCTAAGATTATTAGTGACATGTTTCCCAAATTGAAGTGCATAGTGTTTGACCTTCCACATGTTGTGGAGAATTTTTCAGGAAAcaacagcaacaatttgagcTTTATTGGTGGAGACATGTTCAATTTTATACCTGAGACTGATGCTGTTCTACTTAAG TGGATTCTACATGATTGGGATGATGAAGATTGTGTAATGATATTGAAGAAATGCAAAGATGCAATTTCAAAGAATACTAAAGGAGGAAAAGCAATTATCATAGATTTTGTGATAAATGAAAAACAAGATGAATTTGGACTTACTCAAATAAAGCTCAGAATGGATATTGCCATGACAAGTGTGAATGGAAAGgaaagaagtgaagaggaattCAAGAAGCTTTTTTTGGAAGCAGGCTTTCAAGATTATAAAATATTTCCTTTAACCGGAATGTATTCTCTTATTGTGGTTTATCCTTAG